CGCGAAAAAAAGAAAGTTCAAAAGAAAAAAGCCGTAGTAGCCGAAAAGAACAAACCAAGACCGGTTTTTAAGGTTGGTGACCGTGTACGCATGTTCGACGGTAAGGCCGTGGGCAGTATAGATTTGCTCGAAAAAGGGAAAGCTATCGTTAATTACGGCATGTTTACGACCAATGTAAGCGTTGACCAATTGGAATTGGTAGAAAGGAAAAAATAACCTTCTATATAATTTGATTATTAAATATTTACGCTAAATCGTATACGATACATGAATCGATAGATATCCGTTATTCTTTGCATGTTTTTGGCGATTTAGTAAAAGAACAGCCGGCATCAAGTTGTTGAACCCAACCTGAGCGGCCGACTGCCATTCGCTTACTAAAAAACTTATTTTATTCTGCTTACACTAAAGTTTGCCCGAACATCATGCTGAGGCTTTTCATCAAATCGCAATTGTACTCCGGTGACTGCAGCAGCGGGTACTAAATCTTTTAACATTACTCTACTCGACCTTGAGCCAAGGAAGTCATCAGAAGTTGTATCTTCATCTGTAAGGCTGCCTGATAATTCTACGTAATCTACATCATAATTCGGCCTGTACAATTCAATTTCAATGGCTTGATTAACATTGTGCAATCCAGTAAATCGCAAGTTGTTAGATTTGCTTCTGCTCCATTTAACCTCTTTGCTTGATGTGTTAATTTTACCTTTTACGATACCATATACTTCTAAATGAGAGCCCTCCAAACCACCTGGTGTATCCGCAATACGGAGACTATTAATACTTATCCTAAATATCGGATAAGCCAAATCACACGTTCTAATTGGATATTCAGATGTTAATACCACGCGGGCGACCGGTGTTCCTTTTTTAATATAACGAAGTTTATATGCCAATGGAGCACCTGGGGAGTCTTTGGAATAATCGCCTCCTTCAGCAATAAACTTATATACATCCGCTGGACCATTTATAGCTTGTGCTGCATCGCTTCCTGAACCTCCAATAATCAAAGCTTTAATATTGGATTCGTTAATGGTCTTCTCATATTCAGTATCAATACTACCGTCAGCAGAGGCAAAAGATGCGCTAAATGCAGCATTAATCTCCGTTTGACTGGCGTTCGTTTCAATGGTGTATAATACCATTCTGCCGTAAGCTACTGAGGCGACATATACGGGACTAGTTGACCCAAGTGAGTTAAAATCCGGAACTGAGGTAAAAAGATCGCTTGGGTTGTTCGGCGGATCCATATCAATTGTATAATACGTTTGAAGATATTTTAGCACGAATTTGTTTTTAAGAGTGGATTGGTTGAAATCAAAAGCCCCGGAAACACTTGTACCTGCAGATCTATAATTTGCACCAATAGCAACACTCAGTTGCTCCGAAGAATACACTTGTTGTATTTCAAAATTGATTCTTGCTGGTGTGGCTCCAGTTACTTCTTGATCCAAAATAGTTTTAATTTCCTGTCTGACTGTTGAAAGCTTGGGGTCTGATACAGAAACTACGGGACTTCCACTAATATTGGTCAGCGAAGCAGATAGTGTGATGGGAGCTCTATTTGTGGTAATTGGAATATACTCCCCTGTCGGTATGGATTCGCCTTTTAAAAGAGCTCCTGGGAAAATTACATCAGTTGAAGGGTCTAAGGCCAACATCTCATCATAACCAGGCGCCGCCTTGAAAGTTTTTGTAAAACATTCCAAAGCTATGTCCTCGGTGTCCCGTTCAGGTTCAGACGCTTCTAATTCTTGAGGTTCACTAAGTTCAGTTGACTGTTGAAAAAATTGCAATTCTGCTACCTTTTCATTGAATTCAGTAGCTTCACCTCCTGAAATAGGATCGGTAACGGTATTTACCTCATCTTTTGTACATGAGATAGTTGTTAAAACGGCTATGCCTAAAATTAAATAGGACAGTATTCTACTTTGTTTTTGTTGGATACTTGTTTTCATAATTTCTTGGGTTTTATAGATTCAACACCTCAAAACTATCTAGTTATCAAACCCTTATCTAATTATGTCCATGGACAAAGCATGGACAAACTCAATTAATTTATTCGTTTTTGACCATGGACATCATAAAGTATAGTGTACTATAAAAAGCTATTAAACCCAATAAAAACAGGGCTTCCCTGAGCTTTATTCATAATATTAACAACTTGATATGCATGGACAAATCATGGACAGCGGCTTTTTTGAGATTACCAACATCTTTTTTTCAAAAACTATAATCCTTAACTTGTTTTGGATAAACAAATTAAACCCATACGTCCAACCAAGTATTTTTTTGATGTCATTAGTAAACATATATTGCGCTACACAGGAGAAGTAGAAAGAACTTACCCGTCAAAAATCACGCTCGGAGCAGAAGAAAATGTTAACCAAAAATGGTGATGGAAAACTTGGAGAATATCAAGAATTCCCTGGAAAAGTTTAAAATGGAGGTTCTTCCTATTGTAATACTGATCAAGAAAGAAAATATTTCGGACGAATGTTGGGTAATATTAAAAGGCTACTTTGTTGAGGTTCATAAAGACTTTGACCAAAAACTAAAATCCCTTTACGCTGAAATATTAGGCTTGGAAATTTATCTCACAACTTTTTTGGACATGAGCCGTACTACGAAGGAGATTGTGCAAATCTTGAAATTTAAATCTGAAAATGTACAAATACAAAACACCGTCTAAAAAAGCTATTGGAACTAGTAAAAGAAGCCGATTTAAACCAATTTTGAAATGTACTATGAAAAAATTAATCCTATTACTGCTTTTGTCACCTTCACCGTGTATAGCACAAGTCACTATCACTGATAGTCTCACTAATATTCTAAAAAATATCCCAAGTGTTGAAGCGAAAATGGATACGTTAGCAACACTTTATAACAATGCTATCTATAGCGACCCAAAAAAAGCATTAGTCTACGTGCAAAAAAGACTTTCGATAGCAGACTCGACCAATTTAAAAAAATATGTAATGGATTCTTACCATCTTCTAGGATCCAATCATAATTACCTTGGCAATATGGACTCCTCAATATTTTATCATAAGAGAACCAAGGAACTTGCACTCGAGTTAAAGGATGATAGAACGTTAGCAATGGCTTTATCAGACATAGGAAATCATTACGGACTGTACGGAGAGTATGAAAAATCCTTTGAAACCTATGAAGAAGCCATTGAATTGTTTAAGAAAGTGAATGACTATGTAAGATTTGGTGTTACTACTGGCCATTTAGGAACAATTCATATGACCAAGGGTAATTACAATATTGCACAATTAAAATTTTCAAAAGCGCTACAAATTTTGGATACTTTAGATACGGAACCATATATGCAGGCTGATATCTTGCGGAAAATTGGCCACATACAGTACAATCTTAAAAATTATCAAGAGTCGATTGATTATTATGAAAAAGCTCTAAAGGTATATTTGGCGACCGATGACAATGTTTTTGCAGCTGAAGCTTATATAGATATAGGGGCTTCCTTCTTGGATATGGGGGAAAAAGAAATGGCGATAAGCAATTTTAAATATGCTATTGAACTTTGCGAAAAGTACAATTTGGAAGGCACTGCTGCCGTAGGTTATACGAATTTGGGCGGGGCTTACATAAAAACTGGTCAATATAATTTGGCACGAGAATACTTAGACAAAAGTTGGGACTTTCACAAAAATAAGGGCTTCATAAATAATAGAATTCAAATTTTACAGAATAAGGCTGAACTGTATTTAGGCAAACAGGATATAATCAAAAGCCTATCTTATACGAATACTGCTTTAAAAATTGCCGATTCTGTTAAGTCTTTGGATTATCAGTCCAATCTACGCCTTTTTAGATCCAAACTGCACGAAGCCTTAAGTAATGAGTCGTTGGCTCTAGAGGATAGAAAATCATACGAAATCTATAAGGATAGTATCTATGACCTTAAAAAGACCAATCAAATCGAAGAATTAAAAACTATATATGAGACCGAAAAAAAGAAGCCGAAATTGCATTAAAAGAAGAAGAAATTGATACGTTGAATGAAAAGGCTAAGGTAGATAAATTAACAAAGGGCCTATATGCCGGAGGAGCCCTTTCTGGTGTTGCTTTATCCGGGTTACTATTTTTTGGTTTCCGTCAGCGAATCAAAAAAAATAGGATTGAAAGGGAAAAACAAGAAGAAATTTTTAAACAGGAAATCGAACATAAAAAGAAAGAATTAACTAGTCAAACCCTTCATTTGGTTCAGAAAAATACCTTTATACAAGAGTTAATGGAAAACCTAGAGAATATTAAAAAGTCTCCGGAACTTTTTAAAACCCAGTTTAGACGTATTGTTATGCTCCTTAAAAAGGAGAATGCTTCTGACAAGGATTGGGAAGTTTTTAAAACCTACTTCGCTGAGGTTCATAACGACTTTGACCAGAAATTAAAGACCCTCTACGCCGATATCTCTGAAAAAGAGATACGACTAGCCGCTTTTTTACGAATGAATTTGACCACCAAGGAGATTGCGGCCACCTTAAATGTGTTGCCCGATAGTATTTTAAAGTCAAAATATCGATTGAAAAAGAAGTTAAATTTAGATAAGGAGACTGATTTGACCACTTTCTTAAATACTTTATAAATTTTAGGTGCAAGTTACGACCTGACGTATCTTTACAGTGTGGAAGAACCTAAAAAAATAGTATTGTTTGATGGTGTTTGCAATCTGTGTAATGACGCCATCCAGTTCGTCATAAAAAGGGACAAAGAAGACAAGTTTCGCTTTGCGGCCTTGCAATCCGAAATAGGTCAGAATTTGGTGGCAGAACGCGGAATAGATACTTCTAAGGTCGATTCCATCATTTTAATCGACCCGGGTGTGGCCTACTACACTAAATCTGAAGCTGCTTTGGAAATTGGAACCGAATTAAAAGGCTATCGAACCCTTTCCAATATTTTACGGCTGATTCCCAGTAGTTTATCAAATATCGTATACGATTTTATTGCAAGAAATCGCTATAAATGGTACGGTAAAAAAGAGTCCTGTATGATTCCAACTCCGGAATTGCAAGCCAAATTCCTTTAGTTTTTCAATTTCATTGCATTACTAAGATTCGCTAACAAGTTATTTGGAATATCCTTCATTTTAAATATTCGCCGTATGGACGAAAAAATAATACTAGTGGCCAGGACTGGATTTGTGGCCAAAGGAATGGTCCATTTGTTTACTGAGGTCTTCGCTTTTTAGCCACGTTTCACTTGGGAGGACAAAAGGCAGGTAAGTTGCAAGTCATCGATTTTTTGGAAAATCAACCATTCGGGAAAGTAATTCTAGGGGCACTTGGCTTTGTGCTTTGCTAAGTGCTTTAGCGGTTTATTCGAACCTAGAAAACTCAGGAAAAATTAGGCTTGACACCAAAGGAGAGAGATTAAGCGCATAAACTATTTTTATAAGTGGACTTATTTATATGGGGCTTGGTATTGTTTTTTGCGTTAAAAATTTCTCAAAGAGCACTGCCGGAGGTCCAAAATCGTTTATGATACCGGCCGATTTACAAGGGATAGGGCTCATTGCCGCCGGAATAGCATGCTACGGCATTTCCAAGTTTACTATGGCATAATACTGTTGTTTGAAATAACATTACGTATTGATATGCAATAAATTACCAGAAGAGATTTAAAAATCGTATACGATTTTAGGATATTGGGAATGACTAATGCTTTGATAAGCATGCCTGAATTTCACTACATTTTGTTAGGTAATTACCTTTATGAAAAAATCTTTTCCAGTTTCCCAGCTGTAATTAATAACCATATCCATTTTGAAGGTATGAGATGGTAAAAAAAATTAAAGGGAGTGGATTGCAAAGCAGCCAATATGAAATACAACCCCAACCTAAATACTATTCTTTTCTATATACTTCATCCAAGTGGTCGTCCCAATTTTGAACCTTGGGCTTTCCTAATTTTCCAACAGATTTGGCCACCATCATGGCCACTGTGGCATCTCCTGTAACGTTCACAACGGTCCTACACATATCCAAGGGTCTGTCCACCGCAAAAATCAATGCAAGACCAATTGCCAATTTATCTGGAGGGAAACCGATGGATTCCAGAACGATAACCAGCATCACCATTCCTGCACCCGGCACCGCAGCCGAACCGATAGAGGCCAACAAAGCCGTTAGAACAATCGTAAGCTGATCTGCAAAGGTCAGGTCAAAACTTAAGGCCTGTGCTATAAAAACGGCCGCAACACCTTGGTATAGACTGGTCCCGTCCATATTTATTGTGGCGCCTACAGGTAGCACAAAGCTGGAAACCTCTTTATCCACGCCAATATGCTCTTCCACCCTTTCCATGGTTACGGGCAAGGTTGCCGCACTGGAGCTTGTTGAAAAAGCCAACAATTGGGCTGGACTTATTTTACTCAGAAAGGTTAACGGGTTATACCGAGTAAACGTTGATACTACCAAGCAATAAAATCCAATCATTAGACCGAGGCCCAGAACCACCACACCTGCATATTTCAAAAGAGCGTACAATAAATCGGGGTCTCCGGAAGAAACCACGACGTTCGCCAGTAAAGCAAAAACCGCTACCGGAGCGGTCAACATGATCAAATCCACCATCTTCAAGACTACATCATTTAACGAATCGAAGAAGTCCTTGAGCGGCTTTGCCCTTTTTTCACCAATCAACAGCATAGAGATTCCCAAGAAAATGGTGAAGAAAATAACCTGCAACATCAGGCTATTATCGCCCAGGGCATTAAAGGCATTATCCGGCACCATGTCCTGTAAAAATTGTAAAGGTCCGCTATCCTTTTGACGAGAGGCCTCTTCCAGTTTTGAAGTTACCCCGCTGTCATTAGAATAAGTCTCCGTGAGTTTAGTGATTGTTTCCTCAGAAATACCAATACCTGGTTTTAAAACATTTACAAGAAGAAGACCAATGGTAATAGCGACCACGGTAGTACTAATATAAATGCCAATCGTACGCAGACCGATATTACGAAACTTGGAAATATCCTTTAAATCCGAGATGCCCTTGACCAAGGATGCCAAAATAAGTGGTATGGCGATAAGTTTTAAAAGTTTTACGAAGATGGTGCCTAACGGATTGATCCAATCGTTTACAAAATCTGCTCCCCATTCCAATTGGGTCATAGCGAACCCAAAAAGAATACCCAAAACCATTCCGATTAGGATTTTCCAGTGTAATTCCAGTTTCTTCATATAAAAATTTTAATCCGGGTAAGATACCATATTGAAACGAAACCCCGTAATTGGCTTCTATAATTTTATTGTTCGGTTGAGTAAGGCATAGTCCGCCAAAACTAAAGCCGTCATGGCTTCCACGATAGGGACGGCCCTTGGAACCACACAAGGGTCATGCCTGCCCTTTCCTTGGGTTTGGACCTTATTCCCTTCTTTATTAATAGTTTCGTAGGCCTGTATGATGGTGGCCACGGGCTTAAATGCGACATTGAAATAGATATCCATTCCGTTGCTTATTCCTCCTTGCACACCTCCACTGTGATTAGTCTTTGTGGACCCGTCGGTATTGAACTGGTCATTATGTTGACTACCCTTCATTTTCACTCCTTCAAAGCCACTACCGTATTCAAAGCCCTTTACCGCATTTATAGAGAGCATAGCTTTCCCTAGTTCCGCGTGAAGTTTATCAAAAACCGGTTCTCCCAATCCAACAGGCACGTTTTTGGCAACGCAGGTAATTATTCCGCCAATGGTATCCCCATCCTTTTTAACGGATTTGATATACTCCTCCATTCTAGCGGCAGTTTCAGGGTCAGGACAACGTACGGCATTGGACTCCGTTAACGATAAATCCAAATCTAGATAGCTCTTCTCCAGTTTCATGTCACCTACCTGAGATACGAAGGCATTAATTTCTACGTCTTTCAAGAATTGCTTGGCTATGGCACCGGCCACTACCCTACTCGCCGTTTCCCGAGCTGAACTACGCCCACCCCCACGGTAGTCCCTAAAGCCATATTTCTTATCATATACGTAATCGGCATGGGAAGGTCGGTACGAATCCTTTATATGACCATAGTCCTTGGATTTCTGATTGGTGTTATGAATAGCAAATCCGATAGGAGTGCCGGTGGTCTTACCTTCAAAAATTCCAGAAAAAAATTCCACTTCGTCCGGTTCCTTTCGCTGTGTTACAATTGCTGATTGACCTGGTTTTCTCCGGTTTAAATCCCGTTGTATAGCTTCAAGGTCGATTTCCAAGCCTGATGGACATCCATCTAAAACACCGCCTATTGCGACGCCATGTGATTCCCCAAAAGTTGTTATTTTAAAAAGGTTTCCGAAGGTATTTCCTGCCATTGGTTTGGTTAAATGTGAGTAGCAAAGGTAAATCTTAAATTATTGTCTTCAAAAATGGCAAAACCACTTTAAGCCAAAGCCTCCTTGAGTATACTTACTGGGTGTTTGGCCATCCTTTTTGTACCGTCAAAAATTTGATGTCTGCAACTGGTTCCGTTAGCAGCTATTATTGTTTTTGGATTAGCCTTGGTAACTGCCGGAAATAGCGTTAACCCTCCAATTTTCATACTCACTTCATAATGCTCTTGCTCATATCCGAACGAACCGGCCATACCACAGCATCCGGAAGGTATTATAGTCACCTTATAATTTTTTGGAAGATTTAGGACATCAAACGTAACTTTTTGATTACTTAATGCTTTTTGATGGCAATGGTTATGAATTTTAACGTCTTTTGCATCCTCTGTGAACATTGAGGCATCCAAAATACCCTTTTCAATTTCGCTGGATAGAAACTCTTCAATCAAAAAACTGTTGTTTGCGATGGCTTCAGCCGTTTTAGTATTATCCGTCATGCGTTTATACTCATCCCTAAAGGATAATATGGCGGAGGGTTCCAAACCTAGAACCGGCCATCCCTTTTCCGCAAATACCTTTAGGTTTTCGCTGTTCTGTTCGGCCAGTTTTTTTGCTTGTTTTAAGAACCCTTTGGATAGGTAAGTTCGACCACTTTCTGCATAAAAAAGCTCCACCTCATAACCAAGTTTGGACAAGAGTTCAATAGCGTCCTTACCTACTTCAATGTCCAGGTAGCGTGTAAACTCATCAATATACAACACCACTTTTTTTAATTCTTTAATACTCTTATTGTCAATATTCTGTAAGTACCTATCGAAATTGAAACTATAAACTTTTGGAAGGCTCCTTTTCTGAGCTACCCCGCTTACACTCTTTAGAGCGCCTCCTAGAATAGAGGAATCGTAAACAGCATTCGTAAATCCCGCTACCTTGCTGCCTAGTCGGTTTAAACGGGTATTGTAGGCAAAAAGTTTGCTTCTTAGGGGATAGCCGTTTGCTTCCTGATATTGATAAAGAAATTCCGCTTTCAAGGTTGCCACGTCCACATTACTTGGGCATTCACTGGCGCAAGCCTTGCAACTAAGGCACAAATCGAACACTTCCTTCAACTCCTTACTATCAAAAGCATTCTTTTTTTCTGGATGGGTAAGAAACTCTCTTAAAGCATTCGCCCGACCCCGAGTCGTGTCTTTCTCGTTTTTGGTGGCATGGTAGCTAGGACACATACCTCCGGACATATGATGCGTTTTTCTACAATCTCCACTACCATTACATTTTTCTGCAGCTTTAAGAATACCCTCACTATCAGAAAAGTCCAGCAACGTTTTTATCTCAGGTTCCTGTCGGTCTACTTCATATCGAAAAGACTCATCCATGGGATACGGGTCCACTATTTTACCGGGATTGAAAATATTGTTCGGGTCAAAATAAGATTTAACACGTCTGAGCAATTCATAATTCTTTTCACCCACCATTAATGAAATGAACTCCGCCCGTACAATGCCATCGCCATGTTCTCCACTAAAGGAACCCCTATATTTTTTCGTCAATTTGGCTACATCCGTGGTAATGGCACGAAAAAGGGAGACATCCGTTGATTTTTTAAGGTTAAGAATAGGTCTTAAATGCAACTCCCCTGCTCCGGCATGTGCATAATAAACGGCTTTTTGCCCATATCCTTTCATGATTTGGGAGAACTCTCCGATAAAGTCCTTCAGGTCTTCGAGTGCTACGGCCGTATCTTCAATACAAGCAACAGCCTTCATATCACCAACTATATTCCCGAGAAGTCCAAGACCCGCTTTTCTTAATTCGATAGCCTTTCCGATATCATCCCCAAAAAGCACGGGGCTGGAATAGCTCAGCCCAGATTTTTTAATTGTGTTTAATAAGTTGTCAATGGATGTCTTCAATTCTTCTTCGTTATGAGCGCTTACCTGAAGCATCAAAAGTGCCTCCGGATCTCCGTCCACGAAAAATCGATTGGCCATCTGCGCCCTATTGTTCTTAGTGCAGTCCAAAATCACCCTATCCATCATCTCACAGAGCTGTAATGGATGTTCCATAACCGGGGCTACATCCATAAGACAATCTTCCAAGGTTCGATAATGCGTTACGACCATGGCGGATAGCGCTGGTGGCAAGTCGTCCAATTGTAAAGTTATCTCTGTAGTAAAGGCCAGGGTGCCTTCACTTCCAGCCAGCAGTTTGGATAGGTTTAGTCCCGCTTCGGGCCCTCCAAAAACCTCATATTTTAAGAGTTCGTCCACGGCATAACCAGTGTTACGGCGATGGATTTCAGGTTTTGGGAAATTCTCTATTATTTCCTTTGCTATTTCCTTATTAATTAATTCTTTATATATATTCTTATAAAGTGATGATTCAAAATTATTACCATTCTGTTTTGAGTTAAAATCCTCTAATTCCAGTGTTCCAAACTCCGCTTCACTGCCATCGGATAGAATAGTTTTTAAGGATAGCACCTTATCCCTGGTTACACCATACTGTATGGAAGTAGTACCTGATGAATTATTTCCCACCATACCCCCTATCATACATCGATTGGACGTTGAGGTGTTGGGTCCAAAAAATAATCCATGAGGTTTTAGAAATTGGTTCAATTCATCACGGATAACACCCGGTTGTACAGTAACCTGCTTTTTGGTTTTATCCAATGCAATTATCTCCGTGAAATGTTTAGATACATCCACTACGATTCCATCGCCGACGCATTGCCCAGCCAAGGAAGTTCCTGCAGTTCTAGGAATAAGTCCCACTTTATGGGTTTTCGCAAAATGAACCAACCGCTTTATGTCTTCATTAGTTTTTGGAAAAGCCACCGCCATTGGTATTTTACGGTATACTGAAGCATCTGTAGCGTAAAGGACTTTCAAAAGTTTGTCCGTTCGTAACTCTCCCTCTAATCCTTCTTCTAAGTGCGTTAAAATTTTATCCGTCAACTGTGCGCAATTTTAATCACGAAAATAAGTTTTATTGATTGAGCTCAACACTTTAAAAGCTAATTTTTAACTTTGAACACTAAATGTTAACATATGAAAATTTTAAATTTTTTATCAGTAATTCTAATGTTTGTATGCATCTCTGCAGGTGCTCAGGATATTTCCGACCATGCTTTAGGCCTTAGATTGGGTGATAGCGATGGTTTTGGCGCAGAAGTTTCCTATCAAAAATCGCTTGGTAGAGCTAATCGATTAGAGCTTGACCTTGGTTGGAGGGACAGTCGAAACTTTGATGCATTTAAATTGGCTGCGCTCTATCAATGGGTAAGGCCTATTGAAGGCGGTTTTAATTGGTATTATGGCGTAGGTGGCGGTGTAGGAAGTGTAGACTTTGCTCCTGTATTCAACTCAGATGACGATGGCGGTGTATTTGTTTTTGCAGCGGGCGATATCGGAATTGAATACAACTTTGATATTCCTCTCTTACTTTCTTTGGATTTTAGACCAGAATTAGGGGTTCTTGGTTACGATGGATTCTCGGATAATTTCGATTTTGATATTGGGTTAGGTATTCGCTATCAGTTCTAAGAAAAAATCTTTAATACAAAAGACCCCTGCCGTAATGGTAGGGGTCTTTTTTTATGTTCCAATATATAAGTACCTTTGCGCTGATTTAATTCAAAAATTTATGAAAAATTGTTTGCTAATTGTAGGGATTACCTTGCTCATGTTCGGTTGTAATCAAGAACCGGATGGATATATCATCGAAGGGTCCTTGCGAGGAGAATTTGAAGAGGGGACCAATGTGTTTTTAAAGAAAATAGGCGATGATAATCAACCCGTCGAAGTAGATACCGCTAAAATATCAGAGGGTCAGTTTCAGTTCAAGGGCGTTTCCAACGCACCGGAGCTACATTATATTTTTGTAGATGAAACACCAGGGTATACCGCTGTAATCTTGGAAAATGGCACTATTGAATTCAATGCCCAAAAAGATAGCTTAGGTTTTGCTGAAATTAAGGGAACGCCCCAGAATGATGTATTCGCAGACTATCTTGAAAAATCACGGGAACTCTCTAGTAGACGATTGGCAATCCAAAAGGATATGCAGGAAGCGTCGGGTCAAGAAGCCGTTATCACTGGTCTAAGGGACGAGATGGAGGAATTGATTGAAGAGTACAAAGGTTTTGAAGTGACTTATATTGAAAAAAATCCAGGTGCATTGATATCTGCCCTTCTTTTAGATCGTGCCATTGCAACCAAAGGATTGCCAAGTGATGAAATAGAAAAACTTTATAATGCACTTTCCCAAGAAATTAAGGATTCCAAACCTGGACAACGTGTTATGAATGGATTGGAAGCGTTAAAGAAAGCTGAAGAATCCAATAAAAGTACCGAAATAGGCGCCAAGGCACCTGAATTTTCAGGTCCTAATCCCGATGGAAAGACCATTGCGTTATCCGATGTAATGGGTAAGGTTACTTTAATAGACTTTTGGGCGGCATGGTGCCGACCTTGTAGAGCGGAAAACCCCAATGTAGTAGCCGTCTACAATAAATACCATGACAAAGGTTTGAATGTTATAGGAGTATCTTTGGATAGAACGGCCGAGGCCTGGAAAAAAGCCATTGCCGATGATGGACTGGAATGGAACCACATTTCCAATGTTGCTTATTTTGATGATCAAATCGCAAAACTTTACAACGTTGATGCTATTCCCGCTGCTTTTCTTTTGGATGAAAATGGGGTTATAGTAGCTAAAAATTTAAGGGGACCGGCCTTAGAGGAAAAGGTCGCCGAATTATTGAATTAGAAGAAATAACTTTAAAAAACTAAAAGCCCGAACAGTTTAACTGTTCGGGCTTTCTTTTTTTGGTTAAGTTATTACCTTTAGAACTTATTCTTAATATCGAAGAAAGTACCGCTTACTACAACTTCACCGTTTCTAATTACACTTCCGAAGATATTGACGACAGAGCTCTCCCCTATGAATTCTAAAGTGGCGCCATCGTTCAGTACCAAATCTCCATAAATTGAAAGATTCCCTTCTACACGCATGGTTCCGCCAGTATCTACCGTAACGTCACGTCTTCTATTGTTACGTCCAACCACAAAAGTTCCGTTCATATCAAATGAAGCATCGGCATTTATATTTGCATGCTCCTTGACCGTCCAAGATCCGCATAATAAGAGCTGACCATTTACATCAAAGGAATTGAAACGTTTCGCACCTCTGTATGCCAAATCTTCCCCTTCATTAATGATAAGATTTGCAGAAACCTCATAAATAGGAAGCGAATTACAAGTGGCCGTTAAGCTTTCATCCGGGCGATTCAATTTTATTATTTGCAATCCCTCCTTACCAGAGGCGGCAAATATATAATCTCCTTTGGAAGCCACATAGTTAATAGAACCTTCCAATTGAATTATACCAACCAACTCAG
This sequence is a window from Maribacter aestuarii. Protein-coding genes within it:
- the aroC gene encoding chorismate synthase, with the protein product MAGNTFGNLFKITTFGESHGVAIGGVLDGCPSGLEIDLEAIQRDLNRRKPGQSAIVTQRKEPDEVEFFSGIFEGKTTGTPIGFAIHNTNQKSKDYGHIKDSYRPSHADYVYDKKYGFRDYRGGGRSSARETASRVVAGAIAKQFLKDVEINAFVSQVGDMKLEKSYLDLDLSLTESNAVRCPDPETAARMEEYIKSVKKDGDTIGGIITCVAKNVPVGLGEPVFDKLHAELGKAMLSINAVKGFEYGSGFEGVKMKGSQHNDQFNTDGSTKTNHSGGVQGGISNGMDIYFNVAFKPVATIIQAYETINKEGNKVQTQGKGRHDPCVVPRAVPIVEAMTALVLADYALLNRTIKL
- a CDS encoding TlpA disulfide reductase family protein, with the translated sequence MKNCLLIVGITLLMFGCNQEPDGYIIEGSLRGEFEEGTNVFLKKIGDDNQPVEVDTAKISEGQFQFKGVSNAPELHYIFVDETPGYTAVILENGTIEFNAQKDSLGFAEIKGTPQNDVFADYLEKSRELSSRRLAIQKDMQEASGQEAVITGLRDEMEELIEEYKGFEVTYIEKNPGALISALLLDRAIATKGLPSDEIEKLYNALSQEIKDSKPGQRVMNGLEALKKAEESNKSTEIGAKAPEFSGPNPDGKTIALSDVMGKVTLIDFWAAWCRPCRAENPNVVAVYNKYHDKGLNVIGVSLDRTAEAWKKAIADDGLEWNHISNVAYFDDQIAKLYNVDAIPAAFLLDENGVIVAKNLRGPALEEKVAELLN
- a CDS encoding FAD-binding and (Fe-S)-binding domain-containing protein: MTDKILTHLEEGLEGELRTDKLLKVLYATDASVYRKIPMAVAFPKTNEDIKRLVHFAKTHKVGLIPRTAGTSLAGQCVGDGIVVDVSKHFTEIIALDKTKKQVTVQPGVIRDELNQFLKPHGLFFGPNTSTSNRCMIGGMVGNNSSGTTSIQYGVTRDKVLSLKTILSDGSEAEFGTLELEDFNSKQNGNNFESSLYKNIYKELINKEIAKEIIENFPKPEIHRRNTGYAVDELLKYEVFGGPEAGLNLSKLLAGSEGTLAFTTEITLQLDDLPPALSAMVVTHYRTLEDCLMDVAPVMEHPLQLCEMMDRVILDCTKNNRAQMANRFFVDGDPEALLMLQVSAHNEEELKTSIDNLLNTIKKSGLSYSSPVLFGDDIGKAIELRKAGLGLLGNIVGDMKAVACIEDTAVALEDLKDFIGEFSQIMKGYGQKAVYYAHAGAGELHLRPILNLKKSTDVSLFRAITTDVAKLTKKYRGSFSGEHGDGIVRAEFISLMVGEKNYELLRRVKSYFDPNNIFNPGKIVDPYPMDESFRYEVDRQEPEIKTLLDFSDSEGILKAAEKCNGSGDCRKTHHMSGGMCPSYHATKNEKDTTRGRANALREFLTHPEKKNAFDSKELKEVFDLCLSCKACASECPSNVDVATLKAEFLYQYQEANGYPLRSKLFAYNTRLNRLGSKVAGFTNAVYDSSILGGALKSVSGVAQKRSLPKVYSFNFDRYLQNIDNKSIKELKKVVLYIDEFTRYLDIEVGKDAIELLSKLGYEVELFYAESGRTYLSKGFLKQAKKLAEQNSENLKVFAEKGWPVLGLEPSAILSFRDEYKRMTDNTKTAEAIANNSFLIEEFLSSEIEKGILDASMFTEDAKDVKIHNHCHQKALSNQKVTFDVLNLPKNYKVTIIPSGCCGMAGSFGYEQEHYEVSMKIGGLTLFPAVTKANPKTIIAANGTSCRHQIFDGTKRMAKHPVSILKEALA